The Lentzea guizhouensis genome contains a region encoding:
- a CDS encoding RICIN domain-containing protein produces MSIQRRTILVAGLAATATPLLGSASNAAGGPLYGSYRAPFRKAAYLRLPPGAVTARGWLATELDKQLNGLNGRLEQISHFLRFDRSGWVHPDNGGWEELPYWLRGFGDLGYVTGDARVLDDTARWVGGVLATQAADGFFGPRGLRSSLNGHADFWPHMPMLHALRSWAEYHRDSRVDQALTRFFAFMSRQPDAVFTDGWGLTRWGDTLDVIAWLHNRTGDPLLVDLTHRIHRLSADWSGPLPTLHNVNIAQGFREPAQYWLLSGDDAHRNATYRVYDTVMRTYGQFPGGGFAGDENARPGFGDPRQGFETCGIVEFMGSHELLGRITGDPVWADRTEELAFNLLPAALDPAGKVSHYVTSANSVRLDNDVKRRRQFQNGFPMLAYKPGIDEYRCCPHNYGQGWPYFVEEMWWATDDGGLVAAHHGPCRVTAEVAGGQPVTITEETTYPFGDVITFRLETARPVTFPLVLRIPGWCHTASATVNGQPAPVSAGFSTIRRQWSSGDVIVLRLPMSPVLRTWQDNHNAVSVERGPLTFSLRIDERWNRYGGTVDWPEWEVTAASAWNVALDSDPQLTAVSGGGNPSDPFAPGNSPVRITARVREVPDWSADGEHVVGTLSDSPVQVSSVARQATLIPSGAARLRITTFPRSGGSRGWGTPGVLIRLQNLNSGKVLAVDGMSTANSARAVQFADTGTADHLWRLVDLGNGRVKLRNEHSGKVLGVDQMSTADSAQVVQFDDNGTADHRWELLDNGDGWFRLRNEHSGKVLGVDQMSTADSARVVQFADNGTRDHLWRAIPDGIVKIQNLNSTKVLGVDRMSAADSARVVQFADNGTRDHLWQFLPDADGCFRIRNLNSGKVLGVDLMSTADSAPVVQFADNGSADHLWRLRIDTDTVWRVQNKHSGKVLAVDGMSYQDSAQVVQFSDTRTPDHMWRLLPG; encoded by the coding sequence ATGTCGATCCAGCGCAGAACGATCTTGGTGGCGGGACTTGCCGCGACCGCAACCCCCTTGCTCGGCAGCGCGTCCAATGCGGCTGGAGGACCGCTGTACGGCTCCTACCGTGCTCCTTTCCGCAAAGCGGCCTACCTGCGACTGCCGCCAGGCGCGGTGACCGCTCGAGGGTGGCTGGCCACCGAACTGGACAAGCAGCTCAACGGCCTGAACGGCCGGCTCGAGCAGATTTCGCACTTCCTGCGCTTCGACCGCTCGGGATGGGTGCACCCGGACAACGGCGGCTGGGAGGAGTTGCCGTACTGGCTGCGAGGATTCGGTGATCTCGGTTATGTCACCGGCGATGCGCGGGTGCTCGACGACACCGCGCGGTGGGTCGGAGGTGTACTGGCCACACAGGCCGCCGACGGCTTCTTCGGGCCCCGCGGTCTGCGGTCATCGCTCAACGGGCATGCCGACTTCTGGCCGCACATGCCGATGCTGCACGCACTGCGCTCGTGGGCCGAGTACCACCGGGACAGCCGAGTCGACCAGGCGTTGACGAGGTTCTTCGCGTTCATGAGCCGTCAGCCGGACGCGGTGTTCACCGACGGCTGGGGCCTGACGCGCTGGGGTGACACGTTGGACGTGATCGCGTGGCTGCACAACCGGACCGGCGATCCGCTGCTGGTGGACCTGACGCACCGCATCCACCGGCTGTCCGCGGACTGGTCGGGCCCCCTGCCCACGCTGCACAACGTCAACATCGCTCAGGGTTTCCGCGAACCCGCACAGTACTGGCTGCTGTCGGGAGACGACGCTCACCGCAACGCGACTTATCGCGTCTACGACACCGTCATGCGCACCTACGGCCAGTTCCCGGGCGGCGGTTTCGCCGGTGACGAGAACGCGCGGCCCGGATTCGGCGACCCACGCCAAGGCTTCGAGACGTGCGGCATCGTCGAGTTCATGGGGAGCCACGAGCTCCTCGGGCGCATCACCGGCGACCCGGTCTGGGCCGACCGCACCGAGGAGCTGGCGTTCAACCTCCTGCCCGCGGCCCTCGACCCGGCCGGGAAGGTGAGCCACTACGTCACAAGCGCCAACAGCGTGCGCCTGGACAACGATGTCAAACGTCGGAGGCAGTTCCAGAACGGCTTTCCGATGCTCGCCTACAAGCCGGGCATCGACGAGTACCGCTGCTGTCCGCACAACTACGGCCAGGGCTGGCCGTACTTCGTGGAGGAGATGTGGTGGGCCACCGACGACGGTGGCCTGGTGGCAGCGCATCACGGCCCGTGCCGGGTGACGGCAGAGGTAGCGGGTGGTCAGCCGGTCACGATCACCGAGGAGACCACCTACCCGTTCGGAGATGTCATCACCTTCCGGCTGGAGACCGCTCGGCCGGTGACCTTCCCCCTGGTCCTGCGAATCCCGGGCTGGTGCCACACGGCGTCGGCCACCGTGAACGGCCAACCGGCACCTGTGTCGGCCGGCTTCTCCACGATTCGCCGGCAGTGGTCCTCCGGTGACGTCATCGTCCTGCGCCTGCCGATGTCACCTGTTCTGCGGACGTGGCAGGACAACCACAACGCGGTCTCAGTCGAGCGCGGCCCGCTCACCTTCTCGTTGCGCATCGACGAGCGGTGGAACCGGTACGGGGGCACGGTCGACTGGCCCGAGTGGGAGGTGACAGCCGCCTCGGCGTGGAACGTCGCACTCGACTCCGACCCGCAGCTGACCGCCGTCAGCGGCGGCGGCAACCCGTCGGACCCGTTCGCACCGGGCAACAGCCCTGTCCGGATCACGGCGCGGGTGCGCGAGGTGCCTGACTGGAGTGCCGACGGCGAACACGTGGTGGGCACGCTCAGCGACAGTCCCGTCCAGGTCTCGTCGGTTGCGCGGCAAGCGACACTGATCCCTTCAGGTGCGGCAAGGCTTCGCATCACCACCTTCCCGCGCAGCGGTGGCTCGCGCGGCTGGGGCACCCCCGGCGTGCTGATCCGGCTGCAGAACCTCAACAGCGGCAAAGTGCTGGCCGTGGACGGGATGTCGACCGCGAACTCGGCGAGAGCGGTGCAGTTCGCCGACACCGGAACCGCGGACCACCTGTGGCGACTGGTCGACCTGGGCAACGGCCGGGTCAAGCTGCGCAACGAACATTCCGGCAAGGTGCTCGGCGTCGACCAGATGTCCACCGCCGACTCCGCACAGGTCGTGCAGTTCGACGACAACGGCACCGCTGACCACCGGTGGGAGCTCCTGGACAACGGTGACGGCTGGTTCCGGTTGCGCAACGAGCACTCCGGCAAGGTGCTCGGCGTCGACCAGATGTCCACCGCGGACTCCGCACGAGTGGTGCAGTTCGCCGACAACGGGACCCGCGACCACCTCTGGCGGGCGATACCGGACGGGATCGTGAAGATCCAGAACCTCAACTCGACCAAGGTTCTGGGCGTCGACCGCATGTCCGCCGCCGACTCCGCCCGCGTCGTCCAGTTCGCCGACAACGGCACCCGGGACCACCTCTGGCAGTTCCTGCCCGACGCTGACGGCTGCTTCCGCATCCGCAACCTCAACTCCGGCAAGGTGCTCGGCGTCGACTTGATGTCCACTGCGGACTCCGCTCCCGTGGTCCAGTTCGCCGACAACGGAAGCGCGGACCACCTCTG